The following coding sequences lie in one Haematobia irritans isolate KBUSLIRL chromosome 3, ASM5000362v1, whole genome shotgun sequence genomic window:
- the Alg14 gene encoding ALG14, UDP-N-acetylglucosaminyltransferase subunit, whose protein sequence is MDTIPNPVWCILGSGGHTAEMCIILQGLLRQTKDLSKYKPMKFLVANTDQTSKDKVQLIMSELDQPVGEDDFINIPRAREVGQSWFTTVFSFLYALLWSFWLVFKEKPRLILCNGPGTCVPFCLAGFVQNLARRSKTKLVYVESFCRVNDISMSGRILLPYLDVMIVQWEPLTKIEYLGCKKIKYFGNIL, encoded by the coding sequence ATGGATACCATTCCAAATCCAGTGTGGTGCATCCTGGGTTCGGGTGGACATACAGCAGAGATGTGTATAATCCTACAGGGATTACTACGACAAACCAAAGATCTTAGCAAATATAAACCAATGAAATTCCTAGTGGCAAATACTGATCAAACATCGAAAGATAAAGTACAACTGATTATGAGTGAATTAGATCAGCCGGTGGGCGAGGATGACTTCATAAATATTCCCAGGGCACGTGAGGTGGGGCAAAGCTGGTTTACAACcgtattttcatttctatatgcttTGCTTTGGAGTTTTTGGTTGGTGTTCAAAGAGAAACCTCGACTTATATTGTGTAATGGACCTGGAACATGTGTGCCATTCTGTTTGGCAGGATTCGTTCAAAATTTGGCTCGTAGATCAAAAACAAAGTTAGTTTATGTGGAGAGTTTTTGTCGCGTCAACGATATATCGATGTCAGGTAGAATTTTATTACCCTACCTAGATGTTATGATTGTTCAATGGGAACCCCTGACAAAAATCGAGTACTTAGGatgtaagaaaataaaatattttggcaatattttgtaA
- the Rpt4 gene encoding regulatory particle triple-A ATPase 4, with protein MTTGTVPADGVREKALVEYRKKLLEHKEVESRLKEKREEVKELTKQYDKSENDLKALQSVGQIVGEVLKQLTEDKFIVKATNGPRYVVGCRRQLDKTKLKSGTRVALDMTTLTIMRYLPREVDPLVYNMSHEDPGDVKYSAIGGLSEQIRELREVIELPLLNPELFLRVGITPPKGCLLYGPPGTGKTLLARAVASQLDANFLKVVSSAIVDKYIGESARLIREMFNYARDHQPCIIFMDEIDAIGGRRFSEGTSADREIQRTLMELLNQMDGFDALGQVKIIMATNRPDTLDPALLRPGRLDRKIEIPLPNEQARMEIMKIHAQKIAKHGEIDYEAIVKLSDNFNGADLRNVCTEAGLFAIRAEREYVIQEDFMKAVRKVSDNKKLESKLDYKPV; from the exons ATGACCACAGGTACAGTTCCTGCTGACGGAGTACGGGAGAAGGCCCTTGTTGAATATcgtaaaaaattattggaaCATAAAGAAGTTGAATCCAGGCTGAAAGAGA AAAGAGAAGAAGTTAAAGAGCTAACCAAACAATATGATAAATCGGAAAATGATTTGAAAGCTCTACAAAGTGTGGGACAAATAGTGGGGGAAGTTTTGAAACAGCTAACAGAGGATAAAT TCATTGTTAAGGCCACCAATGGACCTCGCTATGTTGTTGGTTGTCGTCGTCAATTGGACAAAACCAAATTGAAATCAGGAACCCGTGTAGCCTTGGATATGACCACATTGACCATTATGCGTTATTTACCCCGTGAAGTTGATCCACTGGTTTATAATATGTCTCACGAAGATCCTGGCGATGTTAAGTACTCGGCCATCGGTGGTCTTTCAGAACAAATACGAGAATTGCGTGAAGTTATTGAATTGCCTTTGTTGAATCCAGAACTTTTCCTTCGTGTTGGTATTACCCCACCCAAAGGTTGTCTTCTATATGGCCCACCTGGCACGGGCAAAACTTTATTAGCTCGTGCTGTGGCTTCACAGCTTGATGCAAACTTCCTCAAAGTTGTCTCCTCAGCAATTGTGGACAAATACATTGGTGAATCTGCCCGTTTGATCCGTGAAATGTTCAATTATGCCCGTGATCATCAGCCCTGCATTATTTTTATGGATGAAATTGATGCTATCGGTGGTAGACGTTTCTCGGAAGGTACATCAGCGGATCGTGAGATTCAACGTACCCTTATGGAATTGTTAAATCAAATGGATGGTTTCGATGCACTGGGGCAAGTTAAAATCATTATGGCCACAAATCGTCCTGATACTTTAGATCCAGCTTTGCTACGTCCTGGCCGTTTGGATCGCAAAATTGAAATTCCACTGCCCAACGAACAAGCTCG TATGGAAATTATGAAAATCCATGCCCAAAAAATAGCCAAACATGGTGAAATTGATTATGAAGCCATTGTAAAATTGTCAGATAATTTCAATGGTGCTGACTTGCGTAATGTATGCACAGAAGCTGGTCTTTTTGCTATTAG AGCGGAACGTGAATATGTCATTCAGGAAGATTTTATGAAAGCCGTTCGCAAGGTATCCGacaacaaaaaattggaaagcaAACTGGACTATAAACCCGTTTAA
- the wuho gene encoding tRNA (guanine-N(7)-)-methyltransferase non-catalytic subunit wuho has product MTTIFYVYPELVIALNKKVIFVNPNDLQIFKEIVLPDDLTKCGLKENAGDDPEQDEDKSKQNKAKEQPIIQHVKMSPSRQLLAITTSGQKAVLLYTLRPEHAKLVSVRSLARASSALAFSKDSKSLLVSDKTGDCYEYSCDDYEAAPKLLLGHLSIVYDILWSMDEKFIITCDRDDKIRVTNYPNTVDIHTYCLGHKEFVAGVELLNENVLISVSGDKTLKLWDFKEGKELQTIELPAPGIKMSIKNCSDGKYEVSVLLHQPNECVIQYEISQNEEGQWICSSGDVLSFTDVICCGLTYAEDRLYVVGVINDHLTLRLSPKSLAAPANWMTMIEEQFKEYSWTPEDISSWFKKKFDNVSEYLERKKRRIEEKQK; this is encoded by the coding sequence atgacgACCATTTTCTATGTGTATCCCGAATTAGTCAttgctttaaataaaaaagtaatttttgtaaatcctaatgatttgcaaatttttaaagaaattgttctaCCAGACGACTTGACAAAGTGCGGCTTAAAAGAAAATGCCGGTGATGACCCAGAGCAGGATGAGGATAAATCCAAGCAGAATAAGGCCAAAGAGCAGCCCATCATTCAACATGTGAAAATGTCACCCAGTCGTCAACTGCTGGCAATCACTACATCTGGTCAAAAAGCTGTTCTTTTGTATACATTGCGTCCGGAACATGCTAAGCTTGTTAGTGTACGTAGTTTGGCCAGAGCATCCAGCGCCTTAGCATTTAGTAAAGACTCTAAGAGTTTGTTGGTTAGCGATAAAACTGGAGATTGCTATGAATACAGTTGTGACGATTATGAAGCGGCTCCCAAGTTACTTTTAGGCCACTTGAGTATTGTTTATGATATTCTGTGGTCCATGGACGAAAAGTTCATAATAACATGTGACAGAGATGATAAAATACGTGTTACTAATTATCCCAATACTGTTGATATTCATACATATTGTCTGGGTCATAAAGAATTTGTAGCGGGCGTTGAATTACTAAACGAGAATGTTTTGATCTCTGTATCAGGGGACAAGACATTGAAATTGTGGGATTTCAAAGAAGGCAAAGAACTTCAAACAATAGAACTACCCGCTCCAGGAATAAAGATGTCAATTAAGAATTGTTCAGACGGAAAATATGAAGTTTCGGTGCTGTTACATCAACCCAATGAATGTGTAATACAATATGAAATATCCCAGAATGAAGAAGGTCAATGGATTTGTTCTTCTGGCGATGTGCTAAGTTTTACGGATGTTATTTGCTGTGGTCTTACATATGCCGAAGATCGCCTGTATGTAGTTGGTGTCATAAACGATCATTTGACCCTAAGGCTATCGCCAAAAAGTCTAGCAGCACCCGCAAATTGGATGACCATGATTGAAGAACAATTTAAAGAATATAGTTGGACACCTGAAGATATTTCTTCATGGTTTAAGAAAAAGTTCGACAATGTCAGCGAATATTTGGAGCGTAAGAAGCGACGTATAGAGGagaaacaaaaatga